The genome window TTAGTGGCTGTACGCCCTCCCAAAAGAGAAAGACTAACAGAACGGTCATTAGGTTGATTTAAACGTCCAATTCTAACCCCAGGGGATGGTTGAACCAATAAAATAACGGTATTATCATCAGGTTGCCAAATGCGTAGTCTGGAAAGAGGACTATTAGAAGATAGTTGAGGGTTCCGAAAATTGGGAGATAGATCCGCATTATTAATGCGAATTTGATAAGTACCATCCTGCTGAGACCAAGTACCTGTAGCTCTTAAGCTCTGATTAGCTCTAATTAATAAGTCATTATTGTCAAAATTAATAGACTCAATGATTGTTTTATCTTGATTTCTGGCAATATTAACAGGTCTGGTGGTATTTTGAGCCACCGTTATCGCACTAACAGATTTTGTGCCAACATTGCTACTAGAAAGAGATTCTACCCTTCCCATACCCCCTTGAGGCCATAAAACTAATCCCCCCATACGGCTAAAACTCGCCTGCCAATCGGGGCTATCGGGATTAACATTCATTTTTAAGGATGCAACGGGGGGAGAAGAGCGTTTTTGACTAACATCAATAGAACTTACTCCATATTCATTCACATCCCATGAGTTAATTAATTCATTGCTAAGGGTAATACCTTGTAACTCAAATTCGATCTCGCGGCGATCGCGACTACGACTATAACGAATAGCATTATTAGAATTCCCATCAATCCCCATCAAAATGCCACTAGAAGAAATCTGAAAAGGAGACCTACTATTTGCCCTCGCAGTGGTGTTATTAGGATTACTAGGAGGAGGATTATCAATAGAAGAATTATTATTACGAGGAGGAGTCGGAGTAACAGGAGGAGGAGTTGTCATCCTCTCAGGCTGAGGAATATCCACACTCCACTGAGTAGGAGAAATGCCCTGAACCCTTACCTTTTGAGGATCGATGGTATAACCCTGAGCGATCTCTACCACCACCCTTGTCGTATTATTATCAAATTGACCAATTCTTAGATTAGTGATCAAACTACCCAAATTTTCATTGACAGTGCCTCTACCCAAATTTGTACCGGGTAAATCAATAACTAAACGAGTAGGATTAGATATTAATTGAGCCGTAGGCTGAACACTTCTGTCCGTAGTAAAAACCAGTCGATTTTGATTCGCTTCAAAGCGCCAAGAAATCAACCTCCCCGCAAAAGCAGGAGTCGTCAAAAATAAAAAAGTTAGACAACTGAGAATAAAAGAATAAAATTTCACTGTAGTATTACTCCTCAAATCAATTTAATAAAGTTTAATAGTCATAGATTTTCACCGCCTTTAGTGACAATGAATTGAGATTTAAATTAATATAGTTATTGATATTTATAAGTCTTTGTTGTATAAAATGGACGTTCTCTAAATTTAATTGATAATATTTTACTGATAATCCGAGCAACTCAAGAAAGATAAATCATATTTTGACCTACGTAATAACTAACTACAACCTCACTACCCCAAACTGCTATACAATCATAGATCATAAATAAAAGTTAGTGTTTTCAAACCCCAATGACAGCTAAGTTAATTATCTAATTTGGTTGTGGTTTTTATATATACTTTGATGACATTATTTTTTATCTTTTTGTTTCTGTGTATTTTAGCTATCAATGTAAATTATCAGTAAGTTTAATTGTCCATGGTTTTTAATATCCATTGGTGGAATATTTATAATTGAACTGGCATTAATTTTAATAAAAATTTAATAATTGTCACAAAAAAAATATTGAATGGGGAGAAATCTGTAATTCCCCCCTATGGACAGATAGACCAAATAATAATTGATCTAATCGCAACTATAAAATTTTATGGGTGTTTGGATGTTGCTTTACATTATCATCATCAGACACGGTTTTGATGTTATTTAAAATTCTTTTTCTTGCTAACGAATAATTAAGGTCAGCTTTTTGCTCTCCTAAAGCCAGAAATTCCTTAGCAGAGGGTTTCTTTTTATAAGTGCGGGTTGCGGCTAAAGTCATCTCAATAAAATTATGACAAAATTGGCTATTACTAGGGAAATCATTGGGTTTTTGTAAACTGTCATTAACTAAAACCTCTCCCACTGTTTTTGCACAAACGAACTTATAAGAAGTTTCAACTCCCTTCAACAAAGTTTCCCAGTAGGCGGATGGAATAGGCTCAATTACTTCTACTTCCTGAATATCTCCCTCTTCTCTGACAAAGCAGGTTGCTAAACCGAAGATACAATAATCATCGGCTGATACTTCTGCTTGATTTAATGTGGTGGTCATGGGTAATCTTTAATCTATATGGTTATCTCTGTTCAAATTTTACAATATATATTTTTGTCTAGGCTTTATTTTATATTTCTGTAACAAATAGGGTCACAACATAACAATGTACTATTACTATTTTCAAATAAAATTCCCTTTTTATGACTCAAGTAATATCATAAATTTTTCATGATTTAGTGAACATTAACCATGGATAAAATAGTACAAGTAATTCAAGATATTCTTAAATATACTGACAAAAATAATTGCATCAGCAACAGCCTAAATCAAGGCTTAAGTCCATTAGAGATAGAACAAAAATTAAAGGACTTTCCTTTTAAACTACCTCAAGAAGCAAAGCAATTATATCAATGGCATAATGGCACTAATATATATGATGATGTCCAAATTTTTTACTACCATTATTTCTTAAATATAGAAGAATCATTAAACGTTTACCATAGCTGGATTGAAGAGAATCAAAGCCATGATTGGATTATTTACCCAGAGCATCTATTTCCTTTACTGGGTTTTGAAGGAGAGTATTATGCGATCGCATGTTCTTCAGAGCAACAAGAAACAGGAAAAATATGGCACATTTATCATGAAGATATTTGTGTTTATAATAGTCTTTATTCCATGTTAAAAAGTTTCTTAGAATGCTATAAAAAAGAAGCCTATAAAATGATTCTAGTTGATGGTTATTGGGAAACAGAAGAAGATCAAAAAATGGTAGCAAAAATTAAACTAAAATATAATCCCATCAGACAAACGATTGTTACAGAATTAGAAAAAAGAGGTGAAAACGACTATTTTTCTTATCCCTAAATTACGACAACCTAGTTAAAATACCTAAAATCTTCTTAGAAGTTGGAGTTAACAAAGTACGCCGATAAGCATCAGCAGCTTTTTTAATAGCATCAGCTTGGGTAGGATAAGAATGAATCACCGACGACAAACCATTTAATCCCACCCCATTAACCATGGCTGTGCTAATTTCTGAAATCATCTCCCCTGCATGACTTGCCACAATGGTAGCCCCCAAAATTTTATCCGAGCCTTTTTTGTGGATAATTTTTACAAAACCTTCCTCCTCGCTATCTACGATCGCGCGATCGACCCCACTAAACAAAATTTTGATAACATTATATTCAATGCCCTTATCCTCCGCATCATGAGCATACATACCCACATGGGCAATTTCAGGATCGCTAAAAGTAACCCAAGGAATTACCAAATCACTAAACTTCGCCTTACCCAACCCAAAAGGAGAAAACAGAGTATTCTTGATCACAATACGCGCCATAGCGTCCGCCGTGTGGGTAAACTTAAAACGGCTACAAATATCCCCTGCTGCAAAAATTTTCGGGTTAGTAGTCCGTAAAAAATCATTCACCACAACCCCCCTACGGTTATCATATTCCACCCCCACCGCTTCGAGGTTCAAACCCTCCACATTGGGCGCCCTTCCTGCCCCCATCAAAATCTCATCCACAATTATAAAATCTTCCCCCTTATCAAAGCGATAATATATCTTCTTACCCTCTTCCGTATTTTCCACCCGCACAGGTTGAGCCGATAAAATTAAATTCATCTTTTCCCTGATAAAAGTATCTTCGATAATCTGCGCCGCCTCCTCATCCTCCTTATTCAAAAGAT of Cyanobacterium sp. HL-69 contains these proteins:
- the amiA-2 gene encoding N-acetylmuramoyl-L-alanine amidase; the protein is MKFYSFILSCLTFLFLTTPAFAGRLISWRFEANQNRLVFTTDRSVQPTAQLISNPTRLVIDLPGTNLGRGTVNENLGSLITNLRIGQFDNNTTRVVVEIAQGYTIDPQKVRVQGISPTQWSVDIPQPERMTTPPPVTPTPPRNNNSSIDNPPPSNPNNTTARANSRSPFQISSSGILMGIDGNSNNAIRYSRSRDRREIEFELQGITLSNELINSWDVNEYGVSSIDVSQKRSSPPVASLKMNVNPDSPDWQASFSRMGGLVLWPQGGMGRVESLSSSNVGTKSVSAITVAQNTTRPVNIARNQDKTIIESINFDNNDLLIRANQSLRATGTWSQQDGTYQIRINNADLSPNFRNPQLSSNSPLSRLRIWQPDDNTVILLVQPSPGVRIGRLNQPNDRSVSLSLLGGRTATNNAPIRNNNPVVNDPTNNTAAIPVNPPPRNISITPPPANTTPPANNRPNQSRPLVIIDPGHGGRDPGAVGIGGLREKDVILPISLEVARILEQQGIQARLTRNNDNFISLEGRTNMANSLNADLFVSIHANAISMSRPDVNGLETYYFQSGRNLANVIHRNILQRLNIRDRRVRQARFYVLRNSRMPSVLVETGFVTGREDAARLGDPNFQRQMAQGIAAGIVEYVRTNRL
- a CDS encoding PBS lyase HEAT-like repeat, which translates into the protein MDKIVQVIQDILKYTDKNNCISNSLNQGLSPLEIEQKLKDFPFKLPQEAKQLYQWHNGTNIYDDVQIFYYHYFLNIEESLNVYHSWIEENQSHDWIIYPEHLFPLLGFEGEYYAIACSSEQQETGKIWHIYHEDICVYNSLYSMLKSFLECYKKEAYKMILVDGYWETEEDQKMVAKIKLKYNPIRQTIVTELEKRGENDYFSYP
- a CDS encoding Mercuric ion reductase, yielding MNKQQSINIPPMDEYNQQLISYVHPPDWQNPSPKDKYDLVVIGAGTAGLVVAAGAAGLDLGLKVALVEKHLMGGDCLNFGCVPSKAIIRSAKVIGEILKAPDLGVNVDGVTIDFPQVMARMRKLRAGISHHDSATRFKNLGIDVFLGEAHFVRGSAIEVDGQKLNYKKAVIATGARAVTPKIEGIEKVGFRTNETIFSLTELPPRLAVIGGGPIGCELAQTFHRLGSQVSLIHKYPHLLNKEDEEAAQIIEDTFIREKMNLILSAQPVRVENTEEGKKIYYRFDKGEDFIIVDEILMGAGRAPNVEGLNLEAVGVEYDNRRGVVVNDFLRTTNPKIFAAGDICSRFKFTHTADAMARIVIKNTLFSPFGLGKAKFSDLVIPWVTFSDPEIAHVGMYAHDAEDKGIEYNVIKILFSGVDRAIVDSEEEGFVKIIHKKGSDKILGATIVASHAGEMISEISTAMVNGVGLNGLSSVIHSYPTQADAIKKAADAYRRTLLTPTSKKILGILTRLS